The genomic segment CGCAACTGCGCATGGCATCGCGCGCGTCGGGGCCGGCGGCGTGACGCATCTTGTCGAGCAGCGCATCCGCGTGAAGATTCGCTTCGGGGTTCTGCACGAAGCTCGCGTTCGGAATCGCGTGCGTGTTGACGACGATCTTCGTGCGATCGTGCCGCACCGTCTGCAACGCCTCCGGACTCGCGCCGACGACCATGTCGCACGCGAGCAGCAGATCGGCTTGCTGCGTGTCGATGCGCACCTGATTCAACAGCGCGTCGGTCGCGGCGAAGCGCACGAACGACAGCACCGAGCCGCCTTTCTGCGCGAAGCCCATGAAATCGAGCACCGACGCGCTCTTGCCTTCCAGATGCGCCGCCATGCTGATGAGCGCGCCGACCGTCACGACGCCCGTGCCGCCGACGCCCGTCACGAGAATGTCGTACGGCGCCTGGTCGAGATGGCACGGCGGCAGCGGAAGCGCATCGACGCGGCGCGCGAGCTCGGCCGGATCGAACGCGTGGCCTTCGGCCTTCTTCAGCTTCGCGCCTTCGACCGTGACGAAGCTCGGGCAGAAGCCGTTCACGCACGAATAGTCCTTGTTGCACGAAGACTGATCGATGCGGCGCTTGCGGCCCAGCTCCGTTTCGACCGGCTCGACGGAAAGGCAGTTCGACTGCACGCCGCAATCGCCGCAGCCTTCGCAGACAGCTTCGTTGATGAAGAGACGCTTGTCCGGATCGGGAAACTCGCCTTTCTTGCGGCGGCGGCGCTTTTCGGCGGCGCAGGTCTGATCGTAGATCAGCACGGTGACGCCCGGCGTGTCGCGCAGACGGCGCTGCACGTCGTCCAGTTCGCCGCGATGATGGAACGCCGTGCCGCGCGGAAACTGGTCTTCGTGACCTTGATACTTCTCGGGTTCGTCGCTGACGACGACGAGCAGCGCGATGCCTTCCGCTTCGACCTGCCGCGCGATCTGCGGCACCGAAATGCTGCCGTCGACGGGCTGGCCGCCCGTCATCGCGACGGCGTCGTTATAGAGAATCTTGTACGTGATGTTCGTTTTCGCGGCCACGGCCTGGCGAATCGCGAGAATGCCCGAATGGAAGTACGTGCCGTCGCCGAGATTCTGGAAGACGTGCGGCGTTTTCGTGAACATCGAATGCGACGCCCAGTCGACACCTTCGCCGCCCATCTGGATCAGACCGGTCGTGTCGCGCTCCATCCACGACGCCATGAAGTGACAGCCGATGCCCGCCTGCGCAACCGATCCTTCCGGCACCTTCGTCGACGTGTTGTGCGGGCAGCCCGAGCAGAAGTAGGGCGTGCGCTTCACCGCGTCGGCGACATTCGAGAGGATTTGCGGCGCGACCAGATCGACGACCTTGTCGCGGCGATCCAGCGCGGGCTTGTGACGCGCGAGCCATTGCGCGAACACCGGCAGCACGCGCGACGGACGAAGTTCGCCGAGCGCGCTCAGAAGCTGCGCGCCATCGCGCGCGTTCTTGCCGATCACGACCGGCCGCGCGCCGTCGACGCGGTTGTACAGGTGATCCTTGATCTGCTGCTCGATGACCGGTCCTTTCTCCTCGATCACGAGCACTTCGCTCAAACCTTCGACGAAGGTTTCCAGCCGCGTCGTTTCCAGCGGATACGACAGCCCGACCTTGTAGATACGCACGCCAGCGGCGTCGAGATCGTCGACGGTGAGTTCGAGGCGGCGCAGCGCTTCCATCAGATCGAGGTGCGCCTTGCCGCACGTCACGATGCCCACGTTCGCGCGCGGGCTCGGCGCGATCCACTTGTCGATGCTGTTCGCGCGCGCGAAGTGACGCACGGCGTCGATCTTCGCGGCGAGGCGCGCTTCGATCGTCAGGCTCGGCAGATCGGGCCAGCGGTTGTGGAGGCCGCCCGGCGGCGGCGTGAAATCGGCGGGCGCCTGCCAGTCGGTGCGGATCGCGTCGAGATCGACGGTCGAGCCGGATTCGACCGTCTCCGAAATTGCCTTGAAGCCGATCCACGCGCCCGAGAAACGCGACAGCGCCCAGCCGTAGAGGCCGAACTCCAGCATGTCCGCGACGTTCGACGGATTCACCACCGGCATGTGCCACGAGATCATCGTCTGGTCGCTCTGATGCGGCATCGACGAGGACACGCAGCCGTGGTCATCGCCTGCCACGACGAGCACGCCGCCATGCGGCGACGAGCCGTACGCGTTGCCGTGTTTGAGCGCGTCGCCCGCGCGATCGACGCCCGGGCCTTTGCCGTACCACATCGCGAACACGCCATCGACGGTGCGTTCTTCATCCGACTCCACGCGCTGCGTGCCGAGCACGGCGGTGCCGCCGAGTTCCTCGTTGATCGCGGGCAGAAAGCGCACGTCGTGCGAGGCGAGCAGTTTCTTCGCCTTCCACAATTGCTGATCGACCATGCCGAGCGGCGAGCCGCGATAGCCGCTGACGAAACCGGCGGTGTTCAGGTTCGCGGCGCGGTCGCGTTCGCGCTGCATCAACACGAGGCGCACGAGCGCCTGCGTACCGGTGAGGAAAATGCGGCCCTTGGTGGCGCTCAGGTTGTCGCTGAGCTGGTAATCCGACAGCGCGGGAGGAAAAAATGCATCGGCGGGGACGCGCGCGTTCATGAAATCTCCAGAGTCTTTTTTGATATGCGGGGCAATGCGACATTCTTTGCCGACAAATGCGGAAAGTTTTTGCGCACTCGCTTCGATTCCGCTCGCATCGGAAAGCAAAGCCCTGGTTTTTGGGATCGACGAGAGGAATTTTTCTCGGACAGGCGCGTCTACGCGTAAACCCGACGCTAACCGGCCCGCGTTTCGTGGGGATTTGGGGCTACCCTGAATGCATCGAAAGACAACGAAAACGACGCCGATGAAGCTCTTCTACTGGCCGAAGACGCGCGCCTTCCGCGCGCTGTGGATGCTCGAGGAAATGCGCGTGCCGTATCAGCTCGAATTCGTGAACATCCGCGCGGGCGCGCAGAACGATCCGAACTTTTGCCGCGTCAATCCGATGTCGAAGCTGCCCGCGCTCGAAGACGGCAGCGTGCGCGTGGCGGAATCGGGCGCGGTGCTGCTCTATCTCGCGGACCGCTATCCGGAAACCGCGCTCGGCGTGCCGCTCTCCGATCCGTCGCGCGGCCGCTTTCTGCAATGGATGTTTTTCACCGGCT from the Caballeronia sp. NK8 genome contains:
- a CDS encoding indolepyruvate ferredoxin oxidoreductase family protein — encoded protein: MNARVPADAFFPPALSDYQLSDNLSATKGRIFLTGTQALVRLVLMQRERDRAANLNTAGFVSGYRGSPLGMVDQQLWKAKKLLASHDVRFLPAINEELGGTAVLGTQRVESDEERTVDGVFAMWYGKGPGVDRAGDALKHGNAYGSSPHGGVLVVAGDDHGCVSSSMPHQSDQTMISWHMPVVNPSNVADMLEFGLYGWALSRFSGAWIGFKAISETVESGSTVDLDAIRTDWQAPADFTPPPGGLHNRWPDLPSLTIEARLAAKIDAVRHFARANSIDKWIAPSPRANVGIVTCGKAHLDLMEALRRLELTVDDLDAAGVRIYKVGLSYPLETTRLETFVEGLSEVLVIEEKGPVIEQQIKDHLYNRVDGARPVVIGKNARDGAQLLSALGELRPSRVLPVFAQWLARHKPALDRRDKVVDLVAPQILSNVADAVKRTPYFCSGCPHNTSTKVPEGSVAQAGIGCHFMASWMERDTTGLIQMGGEGVDWASHSMFTKTPHVFQNLGDGTYFHSGILAIRQAVAAKTNITYKILYNDAVAMTGGQPVDGSISVPQIARQVEAEGIALLVVVSDEPEKYQGHEDQFPRGTAFHHRGELDDVQRRLRDTPGVTVLIYDQTCAAEKRRRRKKGEFPDPDKRLFINEAVCEGCGDCGVQSNCLSVEPVETELGRKRRIDQSSCNKDYSCVNGFCPSFVTVEGAKLKKAEGHAFDPAELARRVDALPLPPCHLDQAPYDILVTGVGGTGVVTVGALISMAAHLEGKSASVLDFMGFAQKGGSVLSFVRFAATDALLNQVRIDTQQADLLLACDMVVGASPEALQTVRHDRTKIVVNTHAIPNASFVQNPEANLHADALLDKMRHAAGPDARDAMRSCDAQALAQRFLGDTIGANILMLGFAWQLGLVPLSLAALMRAIELNNVAIAANKLAFSIGRLAASDMAALEALTAQVLAKRVVMDRMSLPELIRDREERLLAYGGSKYVARYRKLVNAAAGNEAIARAIAVSFYKLLAVKDEYEVARLHADPAFRAALGAQFEGTAGESYKVKFNLAPPALSHSTNGGAPKKKVFGQWMWPVFGGLAKMRALRGTALDVFGRTLERRMERQLADDFEITMTRALSRVSADNAKDTQALAALFEKVRGYGHVKLANVAMVKRSERDIAARIGIEAATGDAVRAAIDTMKGASSLKGIPVVVAK